From one Helicobacter jaachi genomic stretch:
- a CDS encoding class I SAM-dependent methyltransferase: MDKTYWQTYYASHRLNAKPSLFAHYVLERYLGIIESSTESSMQKSSAQTAKTQELLKKPQDFMTTTPQSPAPKAPKSLLELGCGNGRDALYFAKHGIAVIAIDQVQEEIAFLQEQARALCAHDTMDSINSMPTQNSAHLDCTDSIESTQADAMPRASRNVIPPVFIAGDFTQLDATFKQNLAATQAHATNAPEESSAPSFDCIYSRFTLHSITKAQQDRLLQDSLRFCKVGGILAIEVRGQKNELYKKGAPVADEPDAFIYDNHYRRFLHFEDTIAQLEGLRIQEQSLDSIARQGAPLPKNKLSDKKAGIESSQIIESISGGGATLMSKISTSKRTPAIFMALRFYTRASKGVLRPIKTRIITSLGLSQKKYRANAAHLAYFTQFTPFAHRTFTHHAALTFTAQTSKRQAP; the protein is encoded by the coding sequence ATGGACAAAACTTATTGGCAGACCTACTACGCTTCACACAGGCTAAATGCCAAGCCCTCGCTTTTTGCGCACTATGTGTTGGAGCGGTACTTGGGCATTATAGAATCTAGCACAGAATCTAGCATGCAAAAATCTAGCGCACAAACAGCTAAAACACAAGAGCTGCTAAAAAAACCACAAGATTTTATGACAACAACACCACAAAGCCCCGCACCCAAGGCACCAAAAAGCCTCTTAGAGTTAGGCTGCGGCAATGGGCGTGATGCGCTCTACTTTGCCAAACACGGCATAGCCGTAATTGCTATCGACCAAGTGCAGGAGGAAATTGCCTTTTTGCAAGAGCAAGCGCGCGCATTATGCGCCCATGACACCATGGATTCTATAAATTCTATGCCCACACAAAATAGCGCGCACCTAGATTGCACAGATTCTATAGAATCTACACAGGCAGATGCTATGCCGCGTGCATCGCGTAATGTTATCCCGCCCGTATTTATCGCAGGCGATTTCACGCAGCTAGATGCGACTTTTAAGCAAAACTTAGCAGCCACCCAAGCACACGCCACAAATGCACCAGAAGAATCTAGCGCACCAAGCTTTGATTGCATTTATTCGCGTTTCACGCTGCATTCTATCACCAAAGCGCAGCAAGATAGGCTATTGCAAGATAGCCTTAGATTCTGTAAAGTCGGAGGGATTTTAGCCATTGAGGTGCGCGGGCAGAAAAATGAGCTATACAAAAAGGGCGCGCCTGTGGCAGATGAGCCAGATGCCTTTATTTATGATAATCACTACCGCAGATTTTTGCATTTTGAAGATACGATTGCGCAATTAGAGGGCTTGCGCATACAGGAGCAAAGTTTAGATTCTATAGCGCGACAAGGCGCGCCTTTACCAAAAAATAAATTAAGCGACAAAAAAGCGGGGATAGAATCTAGTCAAATTATAGAATCTATTAGCGGGGGGGGGGCAACTCTAATGAGCAAAATATCCACCTCCAAACGCACACCAGCAATATTTATGGCTTTGAGATTCTATACGCGAGCGAGCAAAGGGGTTTTGCGCCCTATAAAGACGAGGATTATCACTTCATTAGGATTATCGCAAAAAAAGTACCGCGCTAACGCCGCGCACCTCGCATATTTTACACAATTTACACCATTTGCACACCGCACATTTACACATCACGCAGCC